From Mastacembelus armatus chromosome 9, fMasArm1.2, whole genome shotgun sequence:
CTGTTTGTCATTTATACTATAAGtgttatttataataataatcaaaacatATGCATGGCATTTCCATGGCACCACACAGCTGGCACATATATTTATCTCATTCAAATGTTCTCATACCACTCTGTGACCATTAATACTTATCAGGACAATATATATGGATAACTAGGGCTCTACTCTGCCTACTAATTGCCACAGTAGGCCAGTATCATGGATCAGACCTTTGCTGTCATGGGTACAATAATTAACGTGCAGTTTAACAGGTTTAGGTACAAAAACTACTTGGTCAGGTTTAGAGAAGTATTGTGGTtggatttaaaataattatgtattaaaataacaaagctgtCTCCTGACTTTTGTCCTGATCATTACTATGGCCACTAGAGGTTGCAtgcatttttcactgaaaaacagaattCTGGTCTTTAGGTGCAGGTTGGACATTTCTTACTCAtaattaaataacaaaacatagaAGCAGGTGAACTGATAAAGCTACTCGGATGAGAAGTGACAggtttcgacctaaaaactagaagtccagtttcAATGACTCAACCGTTAGATATAAGCAGGTGATGCATTGTATGATTGAACACCTGCTAAGCTGCTTCATGCTTCATCATGGTGATCTGTGTAAATAAACCGCTTTGCAGTAATGGAGATGTGCTTTACGccttgtatgtttttattaactCCAGGTGTGGTTGTGTTGAGGACTGTCTGACTCAAGGACAGTTTTGAGATTggaaaacagtgacagttatTCATTTAGCCTACTTTTTCTGAGATCAGTGCACTTACTGACATTATATGCACAGTCTACATACATATCTTCTTACCTTAAAACATACAGACATTTATCatacaagaaaacaaaatattaaaaacaccatTAAAAGTGTTAGTTCTTACTCTCGATACAGCCAAAAGCAAACGTGTCATAATGCTCCTAAAGCTTGCAATGTAATCAATCAATGCGGTGCAATCAAAGATGATTTTCTTGAGAATTTATGATTTCTTTCCTGTGTATTTTAATTGTGCTTCTATATACTTACCCTAAAAGCATTGTACAAAATGAAGGAAGtgttctgttcagtgttttgctgttttttcccctttagGATATCTTGTAATTGCAGAACTGCTCTAAAAATTAATAACTCTGAGCTAAATTAATCTCCAAAACCTAGTGAATGTAATCTTGCACCATCTGTGCACTAATCTCAGATGGCAAGACATGTGCATAACAATTACGTTGTTTTAATTGGAAATACAGTTCAATTATTCTAAATTTCATATGGGATATTGTATAAATGAACAGATTCTTATGGGTATCtgtgcagtacagacagtaaAGACTGTTCAATAAAGACAGTGCCACTTCCTTATTCATATAAAATCCTCACTTTGACAAACAGAAGCCTCACCAGTAACTCTTTAACAGTACATTAGAAAATGCACCTCTCACTTCAGATTAAACACCTGctgataaaaaaagaacaaactcCTCAGCTTACCTTTAAGGTATTCTTATATGTAGCTTAATGTTTTCTGTATGGCTTTACTGTATTTGTAGTACACATGTATCACATGTAAACACATGGGTGCCTTTTACTGCATGGCATCATATTCTGTGTACTGcacagaaggagctgcattgtgtctttgtagatttggaaaaaccgtatgacagggtgctgagaaaggagctgtggttttgtatgaggaggtctggagtggcagagaagtatgttcgagtggtgcaggacatgtatgagagctgtaagacagtggtgaggtgtgctgtaggggtgacagaggagttcaaggtggaggtgggactgcaccaaggatcggctttgagccccttcttgtttgctgtggtgatggacaggctgacagatgaggttagacaggaatctctgtggaccatgatgtttgcagatgacattgtcatctgtagagAGAGCAGGGAgtaggtggaggaaaatctagagaggtggaggtttgctctggaaaggagaggaatgaaggttagctgcagtaaaacagagtacatgtgtgtaaatgagagggactcaagtagaacggtgaggttacagggagtagagatgaagaaggtggaggattttaagtacctatGGgccaacagtccagagcaaaaggagagtgtggaaaagaagtgaagagacgtgtgcaagcaggttggaacaggtggaggaaagtgtcaggtgtgatgtgtgacaaaagagtgtcagcaagaatgagaggaaaggtggacaagactggtgagaccagcaatgttgtctggtttagagacagtggcactgagaaaaagtcaggaggcagagctggaggtagcagagctgaagatgttgaggttctctctgggagtgacgaggatggataggatcaggaatgaggacatcagagggacagctcatgttagatgttttggagaaaaagccagggaagccagattgagatggtttggacatgttcagaggagggacagtgaatacattggtaaaaggatgctgaggttagagctgccaggaaggaggcctagaggaagaccaaagaggaggttcttggatgtagtgaaagaggacatgaggatagttggtgtgggtgaggaggatacagaggatagggttaaatggaggcagatgattggctgtggtgacccctgaagggagcagcactaaggagaagaagaagattttgCGTTTTGAGGGAACAGAGGGAATAACTGcacttttatatttacatagtgttttgtttttatgcacaGAATACACTAAATGAGTGTAGCAATTAATACCAACATATCCAGATGTAAATGACCTGGTAGTCAGTCaagaaagtgaaactgaaaagaagCCGACTCCTCCAGCACAACAATGATCCAAAGCAGACATCAACAACTACCATGAACTACTTCAAAAAACACCACCTGAAGCTTATAAAATAGCCATCACATCACCTGACTCgaaaatgtgtttgtagatcttaaacacagtgtgtgtgcaaggCAGCCTTAAAATATCCCAGAACTTGTGATCTACCGCAAGAGTGGGTGAAGCATACTTAATCAAGAATAGAAAGACTTAACTGGCTACAAAAAGCATTAGCAAGCTATGACACCAGCCAAAGGGAGAGTTTGTAACAAGCTGTAGCTGTCAGGATTGTTGGTAGCGGCCTGTccaacactgccccctgctgatcTTGGCCTGACCAGGATCTCGAACTAATCAGTTGATTCACTGCACCCGTTCAGCGCTGGTTTTAAACACGCCAGGACAACAGGTTCGCTGCCAGATTGTGGTTAATCTTCGCCTGACTCTTTCACGACACGACAAGAAACGAGCCTTTGGACAGTTCGGTTTGGATTTTTGGAATACACGACCCCAACCACTAGAAGACTTGAtttggctttttgttttgatgcaggACTTAAGTGTTGGAGGGACTTGATTTgacgttttgtttgttttggaataACTGACACTCCTGCTTTAAGGCTGAAAGATTCACATCACTTGAGTGATGTTCAGGAGAAAGTTTACCTAATTTGTTTTACAAGTAACTGGCATTTCAGGcaaattactttactttgtTTGACTCATATAGGTCCAGGTGGCGCTCCCAGAGCTCCCACCCGAACCGTCCTCTCTACtgggaaaaataaaactcttGTTTTAACTGTTCCCCGTGATTGTCAGAATTACTGAGCTCTAAACAAGAGTGGTAGTAGATCCTAACAGTAGCAACATATAATGAAGAACCACAGGAGGCCTGTAGGTGTGAGATCACCTGTGAGCTCATGAAGCTGAGCCGTGATGGAAATATTCAGGCTGTGTGTCCTAGATGTGTGAtgaagaaatacagaaagacttagctgtactttgtgtttaattattaaCTGGCAAATTTTAGCATAGATTCGTTTGACAACATACACATATTTTGGTTTCTAAACATGTCTACTTGTAAAAATAGACTTgcaaaaactgtttgtttttttaactttgaaaataatattcctcaagctttttgtttttacttataTGACAATATTAAACATAGATGTACATTACATTGTTACATATAATGGCTGTATAATGctgtttatatatacacacacaatattctcATTGACCTCTTAAAACATACTCAGAACAAGCATTAAATTAAGTTTAATATTCAATATGTTGAGAAATTAGCATATGAAATGTAGCTGCTCTTAAACTGGAGGTAGACCTGATTGTCTAATTTACTCCTGGTCTGGCTTTATATATTGCTTTTGAATGTGCTTgctagaaaatatatttaagcCTCATCATCATTAATATCATCACCACAACAATCATCAAAAGTGACAAAAGACTAATTACCTTAACAGGAGAAATTGGAGTGTGAGATACAATGTAAGATAGTTATTCAAGTCAAATCATCTGGGATATCTACCATAAGTAGATATCTTCTGTACTCCTGCAGACTTAATCATGCCCTCACACCGGCATTAGACGTTAACTTCCTCTTCCTGACTTCACTGAGGGTCACGGAAGTGAAAACAAATTTCCCACAACTTTTCACTCTGTAATGGTTGTACTTGTAGGCCACATCTGACTTCAAATCCAGCCCTTCTTTACTGTCTAGATGTACATGAGAGCTACCCAGTGGCCCAGTAACAGGGACACCAGGGACCCGATGACGACAATGATACTGTTGTAAATGGGGCCACTTGATGATCCAGAGTAGTACTCCATATCTCCAGAGCCCTCTGGCTCATACCGAGGCCCTGGACCGTAGCCGCCACCACCACCTACATATCGTGGGTAGCCATAACCCCCTCCATATCCCCCATATCCTCCATATCCCCCATATCCGTACCCATACCCAGGGCGACTCAGGGCAGACCCAAGCATCGCCCCTCCTATggcacctgctgctgctgccccagcTACTTTTCCTGCACTGGGGCCACTTCTCTGGACAGGTGCTGGTCTGTAGGCCTGGCCACCGCCACCCCAACCCTGACCGTAGCCTCCTCCACCACGATTAAAGCCACCACCGCCACGTCCACGCCGGGCCTCAGAGATGGGTAACTGTGTGGCAAGGAGCAGTAGGCAGAGGGCCACTGTGAGGGGGAGTTTTTGCAGCcctgacatattttttttctgtaaaaacaagacacaggaaACATTATGAATTTGGTTTTGTAGAACACTGAACTTTCTGCATAGTCACTAGAAATAGAAGAATACAAAAGTACAAGTACTATTTGTGTGTTCTACAAACAAAATCTACCTTTTACATTATATGTACAATGCAAAATTGACACAATCAGCATGTGACATAAttatttaatgaattaattattgattattagtGTGTAAGGACCCTTTACAATGTTGTAGCTGTTAGAAGTGGCGCTATGTTTTAAAAGTGTATACAGATAAGTATATTCATATTTTGAATGTAAAATGTTGAAGTAACAAGTAAAAGCAGTCAAATCTACTGTTGTTAAGAAGTCCAGtgaaaagtacaatattttcctcAAGAATgcagcataaaataaaacatgtaagtAAAGCACAAGTAACCTAAATCGAGCTTCAAGTACAAAACCTATTGTAATGTTCTACCACTGGTTCTCGGAGGAACACGGTGCTCAAAGAGTCACATAAACAAACTGATGAAATGTTCTCATTGCAGCTTAACTCATCTACATGGTATTTTTATGTCGCTGATAAATTAGGCACAGTACAGATCACAGCTCTTAATCCAGCTTTGAGAAACACCTCTTACACAAGCACCATCACTACTGCCACACACTGCAGCTGATATGGGATCAGACAGCTTTCATAATCTCTAATGCCATTTAAATGAGATTGAGTAGACGCAACCTGGTTCCAGATCTGTGGACAAGATGCAGCCTACTGCATAACTTTATTCTACCACTTttatactttgtttttctttaaattattcCTTGCTAgcaatgaataaatgttttctttatgtttaaTCCATGGAATAGAAAAGATGACTGAGACCTAGATagaaatatattatatagtaCATACAGTTAAAAagtatttaaacacaaaatacataatATACTATAAAATCCTACAAACGATATTAATATATAGTagtaatataaatgtttaaactgtgtatatttttacttGTAATGGTGTATTTTAGTATGCAATATTACTTATACTTAAGCAAACAATTTAAATACTTCTTCCTGTAATGTCTATATGCCTGTGAGCTGTTTGACATCATGTTCTCTGCCATCAACTATAGGCCACATCCTAAATCATGGACTTTACACAGCAACACTTAGTTTGAAAATAAAGCGATGGCTCAGCTACAGCTACAATCCAGTACTCACTAAATGTCAATCAattatgaatgaaaacatttcataacTTTATTAGGGAGCACTCAGACCTGCTtccttgtgttgttttattcaaTAGGCCCTTGCTTGGATGCGttaaataatacattaaaaataagggaaatgtaaaacacaaaaatacaaggATTATAAGAAACACTGTTTTAACTAGCTTAAATCATTCATATAAGATCGTCTATGTAACACATCTTAAATCTAAATAATGATATTACATCTTTTTAGAATAAACAAACTCACCTGTTGGCAGCTCAAAAGAAGTTCCTCTTCCACAAAAAATGTGCTTGCATTTCAGACTCCTCAGGCAAGTGTGTTTCAGTTCCAGCCTGTTACCCTCCAGACAATCTCGATCAGGTGGAGTGGATCACTCTGCTTCACACCTGCTCATTGGCTGAGTCCACAGTAAGCTGCTGTACCACTGGCATCACACATAAATACCTGCGGGTGTTTCTAATTTTATCTGAATTATTTAACCGCCTACTTAGTAAATGAACCACAACACTTAAAAGAATAGAATCAGTCGAAGCTTCGAGAGAGTTTATCTCATCTGTTGGAGAAAATTGTGTAATTTTCAATTATCTAACACCTGGTAAACATCATTTTATAACATGACAGGTCACTGACCAGAATGAGATTGAAAGAGattacatatatatgtacactttttcctgaaaataacattttattaaataatcGATGTACAAACACCCCCACATCTTCCAAGTAGTGGCATGAGTTGTTTAAGTCAAGTTTTTCCTCCTTATTTTGTAAAAGACACAATCCAAAAGCAGGAAAAGAGTCACCAAAAATATAACATGCATACTGtcaagaccacacacacacacacacacacccacacacacacacacacacacacacacagtccactgtGTTCTGTACAGCAAGGTTTTCAACATAGAAGTTAGAAATACTGAACGGACAGGCAAATGCAGCCATCTGCAAAGTGCTGTACCTATAGAGGCAAATTATACTGCTTTGAAATGGTCATTCATACATTTAAAGCATCCTTTAGTGATCATCAGCATAATTCACAGTCTTGTGGGATTTTATTTCTGCTTGATGtacaaggaaaaataaaaaataaaaaaatccacaaatgaatattctttcatttttgtacaACCATGTGTATGTCAAATTCTGACCAGGGTTCACTATGTGAGTAATGTTGTACATTTTTCTGCTATCAATCAGTATATTACTGTGCTTATCTTATACATCTTACATAAGGCAGCAATGCAAGTAAAGACAATCAAACAACCTGAAAACAACAGGGGCCTAAATGTGTTACATTATTTTAGGGTGGAGGCTAACCGTTTCATCCTGTTTCCAAcatttatgctaagctaagctgacTGGCTGCTGGTAGTAGCTTTGCAAAATGCTATACAGACATAAGTGTGGTACCGATTTTTCAGTGGACTATAAGTAAACAGTACAATTAATGTatgtatttctcaaaatgcCAAACTATTCATTCAACTTTagtcaaatgtttttaatattcattgCCTACAGAAACGGGGTGACTCGTGTACTGTGCCGTGCACTTATGCGTACTGTTAAATTTCAAAATTTTTGATcgaagtttgtgtttttgtgcttatAAAAACCTTTTAACAGGCACTTTGAACAAAACCATATATGATGTTTGTGctttaaaatttgatttgggGTATCAGTTTGCTATTTAAGGGTATAGACAGAAGACAGGATATTAGATTTTAGGGTCACTCTGCACAGTACTTTGCTGCAAAGAAATCAAATATTCAGGGGTAGAGGAATGTCTTTCTGTGTCCTAGATGTGTGATaaagaaatagagaaagaaaatccGAGATTATGAGTAGGTCTGAATCAAGACTGGTTACAAGGCTGTGTGAGTCAATATGACTTTTAAGACTATTGCTGAAATGGTCACACGTGACATTCACACAATATGGCATGTTAAAGTTTTGCCTGTAGGTCAAATGACTGAACAATCTGAAGAAGACTCAGACTGCAGAGGCAGGAATTCAGAGGAGCAGGACAATCGCTCAAATAAATACAATGGTTAGTGGTCAGCTAATTCTTGGTCACTGTCTTGGTCACAGCTGGGTGGAGAATATTGTACTCAGGGAAAGGTGTTGGCTGGATGTGTTGAAGGGAGTTCTCACCATAAGCAGATCACATACATGTCGGCCCCTCTGGAAAACAACTGAGCTGCTTCTCAATTATACACCGCAGGTAATTATACCTGCAAGACAAATGCAGGTAGAGAAAGAATAAATGCCTGAGTCTGAGAATATTAATTACATGCTATGTAGACTCCTAAGTGACAAGACTGAGAAATGACACATGACGATACAGCGGGGTAGAATACATATCTTCTTATACCTTCGCCTGAGTTTCTGCACCTCCctgtcttcttcctccttcagTTTGGTGATAAAACTCTGCAGGACGGGCATCTCAAACTTGATATACTGTGCTACCTAGTGGACGACAAGAGAAGTGtcaacacaaagcacaaaaaagagTGAGTACAGTAAATAAAGAGTACTGGATACACAATGGAAATATTTTGTGAACATACAGTGTTATACAAAAAAAGTAAGATGTTCATTTATAATCCAGAGTCGTATCCACTTGAAAGAAAATGGTATTTACATCATATGTGACTTCTTCTCCCAGATCTTCTTCCATGAGGAAAACTTTGCAGACCTGCTCGCATGGACCCTGAATTATTCTCACCAACAGCGGATAGTCAGTCCGTTTCAGCTTCACACGCtctgaaaacatgaacacacaaacatcgagattaacagaagaaaaataaacatacagacCATTAGTGTTTCTTTCCTGATGTCTGAATTCTATCTATTGATAGTTTGAAATGTGGATTCACACCCTATACAAACAAgaaataaacttaaaatatcACTCACCTCCACTTGCATGAACAAGGTAGAGTGTAAAATCATCTGGGCTATTTTCAATTTTAAACTTGTTGAGGAGTACCCGTAGCACCTGTGGGGTGGTCATGCAGCTGTTGATCCGAACATTGGTTACAGAGCCATTAGCAGGAGTAAACACTGCTGtctgagaggggaaaaaaaaaccaaaacattaaaatgaagcaAGTTAGTcatataaatgtacagtataaagtTTAGActttcattcttcttcttcattcGTTCTTATTTACTTTTTCCAGACTTTCTAAAAACGCAGTGACAAACGTGGGGATGGCATTACTTTATGGTTGTAGAAGTGTCCGTTGATGGAGAAGCGATGGCGGCGAATTTTCCTCTGGTCACTTGGTGACCGTCTCTGGCCCCGTCTTAAGACCCCGGCATCACTCTTCGTCCTGAGGAGCTGAGCGGAGCTCTCACTGTCCTCTGCCCAATCAACAATCATTATCTTAGATTACACTGAACAACAAAGTTTCTGGTTCTTGAACACTTCTTGGTGTATCTTACAGAGCTTCCTACAGCTTCTAGTCACATAATGTTTAATAGAAAGCTTCTATTGTTGCAACTGCTCTTAAATCATCTGTCCATTTATTTACAATACTTTTTGTAGCACAGGCTTGTCTAAGCTGGAGCTAGTGACCACAAGGTGAAAGGACTCAAACTTAAACTAAGGACATACAATACTGAGTGCTCCTGAGAGAATAGTAAATTTatatgtggggaaaaaaggtGTTTGATCTTAACACATCTTAATCACAttgacagaacagaaaacaaaatgggaGAAATGTGGGGCTCACTTCTTTATACCACCAGTCATATGCAAACATTGTAATCCCAgtgatttacagtatgttttcagttcagctatacacatacattttgtcTTAGCCACTGAGAagacaacacaaataaaacaaatgaaactgatTTAGCTGCTTCTTTCTTATAATTAAGGAAGTAATACACAGCATGTTACCATATTTATACTGCCAGTACAGCCACTCACCGTTTGTGTGTTCTTCCATCACACCATTGTCCTCTGGTTGGCTGTCGGGTGGTGTCACTTCAACTGTGGGTGGGCTctgctgtgttgtctgtttACCACCTACGCTGTTGGAGGAATGTCAACAAGGAGTGTGTAGAGTAAGAAATAAAGCAACATACTGACACAGGACAAGAGTTGCAAGCTGGCCGGGACAGCTGAATATTTTGTAGGTATAACCTCTCATTATATTGAATGATTTTGGCTAGAGGTGTGACAGGAGTCACACTACAACATATTGCAGTTAGTAATATTGTCataaacatgagaaaaaaaacttctgaaGTAACATCACCACTGCAAACACCGATACAGGAGCGTTATTAGTTTTCCTCTCAAGCAGCTGCACAATGTTTCCCACCTCTACACCACAGGCTGTTTGTATGTCACTTCCTTATTGCTCAGTTTCAACTTGTGACTGCTGTTCCTCTCGCTTGTTGGATGTGTTTGAAATATGCTGTCATGAGTAATGAAAGGATTTGATGCTTTAATTTTTGCCTAATTTCCTGATGTAAACCTTGCATCATCAAAACGTGGTAGTCAGACCTGTCTAGATGCTGGTAATTGCTGCTAACTAGCATCCAGTTGTGACTGTAAATGTAATATAGTTCTTTCAGTGCTAAAAGTTTGTGTCTCACTGTTTTGAGTTTAAAAGCtataaataaaggaaaacataattttttaatGGTTTGCCCCTTTTCTGTAGGTCATTCTGTGCCAGTGAGGTGTAACTGGATCTGTGTGGACTTCTTACCCTTGACTGTCTAGATTGCAACCGGAGTGCCAGGACGTAGAGGAGGGGGGTGGTCGGATTCGCTCGTTGTCATCTTGCATCTGAAGCCTGATTGGTCGCTGTAGGCCCCAGAAGATATTCAACAAACCCTCAACGATCAGCTCCCCCTCTTCCTGTtgggagagaggagctgtgatCAATGcacatgagacacacacacacacacacacacacacacccagataCACATATAATCTTTTTGGGCTAGATTGTatgatgagatgagacaaaAAGTCCTGAAGAATGGAGATGTTCAGACGctttgttgaaaataataaaataaagtaagtgtacacacacacacacacaggcccatgTCTATAAATACTCACTTCTCTGTGTCTGAGCTGCAGATTTTGTCCTTCATAGTAGAGGTTGTATGTCTTAAGATGGGAAAGGATTGTTGGCCTGGAGACAAAAATTTTGTGTCACTGAGGAGGATATTCACGTTTTAGTCTACTATAAACATAAATACGGCACATTACTGCTGCTCACTTTCTGAAGCATATCACTTGCAGC
This genomic window contains:
- the sprn2 gene encoding shadow of prion protein 2; translated protein: MSGLQKLPLTVALCLLLLATQLPISEARRGRGGGGFNRGGGGYGQGWGGGGQAYRPAPVQRSGPSAGKVAGAAAAGAIGGAMLGSALSRPGYGYGYGGYGGYGGYGGGYGYPRYVGGGGGYGPGPRYEPEGSGDMEYYSGSSSGPIYNSIIVVIGSLVSLLLGHWVALMYI
- the rassf2b gene encoding ras association domain-containing protein 2b, whose amino-acid sequence is MGDIQDGVQIGENKFISKPTILSHLKTYNLYYEGQNLQLRHREEEGELIVEGLLNIFWGLQRPIRLQMQDDNERIRPPPSSTSWHSGCNLDSQGVGGKQTTQQSPPTVEVTPPDSQPEDNGVMEEHTNEDSESSAQLLRTKSDAGVLRRGQRRSPSDQRKIRRHRFSINGHFYNHKTAVFTPANGSVTNVRINSCMTTPQVLRVLLNKFKIENSPDDFTLYLVHASGERVKLKRTDYPLLVRIIQGPCEQVCKVFLMEEDLGEEVTYDVAQYIKFEMPVLQSFITKLKEEEDREVQKLRRRYNYLRCIIEKQLSCFPEGPTCM